In a genomic window of Mus pahari chromosome 8, PAHARI_EIJ_v1.1, whole genome shotgun sequence:
- the Dph3 gene encoding DPH3 homolog isoform X1 — protein sequence MAVFHDEVEIEDFQYDEDSETYFYPCPCGDNFAITKEDLENGEDVATCPSCSLIIKVIYDKDQFMCGETVPAPSTNKELVKC from the exons ATGGCGGTGTTTCACGACGAGGTGGAGATCGAGGACTTTCAATATGACGAGGACTCGGAGACATATTTCTACCCTTGCCCCTGTGGGGATAACTTTGCCATCACCAAG GAAGATTTGGAAAATGGAGAAGATGTGGCAACGTGTCCTAGCTGCTCACTCATTATAAAAGTGATTTATGACAAA gaTCAGTTCATGTGTGGAGAAACAGTCCCAGCACCTTCAACCAACAAGGAGTTAGTTAAATGCTGA
- the Oxnad1 gene encoding oxidoreductase NAD-binding domain-containing protein 1 yields MAHVALIPGLSRGSVGAIYTQAALWGLKASTFRHLTLASIMKSRRKTDHLERTASVLRREVMAAAKVCEITHESPSVKSLRLLVADKDFSFKAGQWVDFFIPGVSVVGGFSICSSPQQLERDRIIELAVKYTDHPPAVWVHNKCTLDSEVALRVGGEFFFDPQPTDAPRNLVLIAGGVGINPLLSILRHWADLHRDHVDKGSRHEMGTVKLLYSAKNTSELLFKKDILDLVHEFPEKITCSFHVTKQTAQISAELKPYVTDGRITEKEIRDHISAETLFYVCGPPPMTDFFSKHLESSHVPKEHICFEKWW; encoded by the exons ATGGCCCATGTTGCCTTGATTCCTGGCTTGTCTCGAGGTTCTGTGGGAGCCATCTACACTCAGGCTGCTTTGTGGGGATTGAAGGCCAGCACTTTTCGTCACCTTACCCTAGCCAG cataatgaaatccagaagaaaaaCAGACCACCTAGAGAGAACCGCCAGCGTCCTCCGCCGGGAG GTCATGGCTGCAGCTAAGGTGTGTGAAATCACTCACGAGTCTCCATCAGTGAAGAGCCTCCGTTTGCTTGTTGCTGATAAAGACTTTTCCTTTAAGGCTGGCCAGTG GGTTGATTTCTTCATCCCAGGAGTCTCAGTGGTTGGTGGTTTTTCAATTTGCTCCAGTCCCCAACAGCTAGAACGAGACAGAATAATAGAATTGGCAGTGAAATATACGGACCACCCTCCTGCTGTCTGGGTTCACAATAAG tGCACACTTGACTCTGAAGTGGCTCTCAGAGTAGGTGGAGAGTTCTTCTTCGACCCTCAGCCCACAGATGCCCCTCGAAACCTCGTCTTGATTGCTGGAGGGGTCGGGATTAACCCCCTGCTTTCTATCCTGCGCCACTGGGCAGATCTCCACCGAGACCATGTAGACAAAGGAAGTCGCCATGAGATGGGAACAGTAAAACTGTTGTACAGTGCAAAGAACACCAGCGAGCTCCTGTTTAAG AAAGATATCCTCGACTTAGTGCATGAATTTCCTGAGAAGATTACTTGCAGTTTTCATGTTacaaaacaaacagcacaaaTCAGTGCGGAACTGAAGCCTTACGTCACAG acGGAAGAATAACGGAGAAGGAGATAAGAGATCACATCTCAGCAGAGACTCTGTTCTATGTCTGCGGCCCACCTCCAATGACAGACTTTTTCTCTAAGCACCTGGAAAGCAGCCATGTTCCCAAGGAACACATCTGCTTTGAGAAGTGGTGGTAG
- the Dph3 gene encoding DPH3 homolog isoform X2 gives MAVFHDEVEIEDFQYDEDSETYFYPCPCGDNFAITKDQFMCGETVPAPSTNKELVKC, from the exons ATGGCGGTGTTTCACGACGAGGTGGAGATCGAGGACTTTCAATATGACGAGGACTCGGAGACATATTTCTACCCTTGCCCCTGTGGGGATAACTTTGCCATCACCAAG gaTCAGTTCATGTGTGGAGAAACAGTCCCAGCACCTTCAACCAACAAGGAGTTAGTTAAATGCTGA